The proteins below are encoded in one region of Fulvia fulva chromosome 9, complete sequence:
- a CDS encoding Alcohol oxidase: protein MNDRRDMAPMVWGYIKSRETARRMDAYAGEVINMHPFYAYDSPARCKDLDLETTNAYAGPDHITANIQVGSWTVPKEAGKAPEPSFMNNHQQHIQEDLQYSKDDLLAVEEWVKRHVETTWHSLGTCSMAPKNGNSIVKHGVLDERLNVHGVKNLKVADLSICPDNVGCNTYSTALLIGEKCAVLTAEDLGYTGRALDMRVPDYQANREITGLARL from the exons ATGAACGACCGCCGCGACATGGCACCAATGGTCTGGGGATACATCAAGTCTCGTGAGACTGCCCGCCGCATGGACGCATACGCTGGTGAGGTCATCAACATGCACCCCTTCTACGCGTACGACTCTCCAGCTCGCTGCAAGGACTTGGATCTCGAGACCACCAACGCGTATGCCGGCCCAGACCACATCACGGCCAATATCCAGGTCGGTTCGTGGACCGTTCCAAAGGAGGCCGGCAAGGCTCCGGAGCCATCGTTCATGAACAACCACCAGCAACACATCCAGGAGGACCTCCAGTACAGCAAGGACGATCTCCTCGCCGTCGAGGAGTGGGTCAAGCGCCACGTCGAGACCACCTGGCACTCTCTCG GAACGTGCTCCATGGCACCAAAGAACGGCAACAGCATCGTCAAGCACGGTGTGCTCGACGAGCGCCTCAACGTCCACGGCGTCAAGAACCTCAAGGTCGCCGATTTGTCCATCTGCCCAGACAACGTCGGTTGCAACACCTACAGCACTGCGCTTCTCATCGGAGAAAAGTGTGCCGTCCTCACCGCCGAGGATCTTGGCTACACTGGTCGTGCTTTGGACATGCGTGTTCCAGACTACCAGGCCAACCGTGAGATCACTGGCCTCGCTAGGTTGTAG